AGGCCCGCCGCGGCGAGGACGACGGCGGGGGCGTCGAGGCCGAGGCGCACGCGGCGGCCGGCGGCCGCGGCGGCCGCGTCGTAGACCGCGGGCCACGGGACCCGCTCGTCCCCCGCGACGAAGAACGTCCCGCCGACCGCCTGGGGCGCGGTGGCCGCGAGGACGAGGGCGCGGGCGAGGTCGCCGACGTAGACCATCGACAGCCACGCGTCGCGCGTGCCGGGGTAGAGGGCCATCCCGCGCGCCGCGTGGCGGAAGACGGGGAGGAAGTCGCGGTCGCGCGGGCCGTAGACCGCCGACGGGCGGACGATCGTCCACGGGAGGCCGCCCGGGTGCGCCATCAGCAGGCGCTCCGCCTCGCGCTTGCTGTGGCCGTAGGCGCCGACCGGCTCGGCGGGGTCCCGCTCGGTGCGCGGGCGGTCGGGGGAGCGCGCCGCGCCCGCGGCGGCCTGCGACGAGACGAGGACGAAGCGCGCGGGCGGGGCGCCGCCGCCCGCCCCGCGGGCGGCGAGCGCGTCGAGCAGCGCGGCCGTCGGCGCGACGTTGCCCGCGCGGAACTCGGCGAGCGTGCGCCGCTTCGTCACCCCCGCGAGGTGGAACACCGCGTCCACCCCGTCGAGCGCGGGCGAGCGGCCTAACGCGTCGGCGTCGGCGAGCGGCGCGGCGACCGTCTCGACGCGGCGGGCGAGCGCGTCGGGGAGGGCCGGGGGCGCGGGCGCGCTCTCGGGGCGGACGAGGCGCCGCACGGTCCACCCCGCGCCCGCGAGGGCCTCGACGAGGTGCGAGCCGACGAACCCCGAGCTGCCGGTGACGAGGGCGAGCACGCCGGGCTACCGCCGCGCGCCGCGCCGCGCGGGGGCGGGGCGCACCCCGGCGGGGCGTCCCCCGGGGCGGCGGTCGTCGGCGCCGAGCCGCTTCGTAAAGAGGAACTTCTTCCCGATCGAGAGCTCCGAGCGCGAGATCGCGGCGTAGCGCGCGGTCTTCTCCGGGTAGCGCGCGATGCTCGAGTGGCGGAAGCCCGCGGCCTCGAAGAGCGTGTCGGCGAGCGAGACGGCGAACAGTTCGGGGTAGCCGCGCTGGCGGGCGAGCGCCTCGGCGGCGGCGATGAGGCGCCGGCCGAGGCCGCGCCCCTGCGCCTCGGGCGCGACGGCGAGCGAGACGAGTTCGGCCAGCGAGGGCGCGTACTCGTCGATCGCGACGCAGCCGAGGAGCGGGCCCGCGGCGTCGCGCGCGACGCGGTAGCTCTCGATGCGCACGGCGACGAAGGCCGGGGTGCGCGGGAGCGTCAGGCCGTCGGGCGCGTAGCGGTTGTTGAGCGCGGCGATCGCCTCCGCGTCGTCGGGGCGGGCGGGGGTGATCGGGGGCGGCTCGTTCACTTCCCCACCCCGGCCGCGGCATGGTGCGGCGGCGGGAGCGGCACGCGGGGCATGCGCTCCGGCAGGTTGGCGGCGCCGTAGAGGACCGTCGCGGTCACGACCGCCGCCTGGCGGAGGTCGTCGGGGGCGAGGTTGGCCGCGACGTCCGCATTCGTGTGGTGCGTGCGCGTCTCGTAGTCGAGCGGGTCCTGGAGGAAGGTGAACGCGGGGACGCCGACGCCGGTGAACGGCATGTGGTCGGTGCTCCCGGTGTTCGCGATCGTCAGCGTCGTCGGCCCGAGGTCGGCGATGGGGGCGAGCAGGCGCCGGAAGACGGGGCGGGCGGCCGCGTTCCCCTGCAACCAGACGCCGCGGATGCGCCCG
The Gemmatimonadetes bacterium T265 genome window above contains:
- a CDS encoding epimerase, with translation MLALVTGSSGFVGSHLVEALAGAGWTVRRLVRPESAPAPPALPDALARRVETVAAPLADADALGRSPALDGVDAVFHLAGVTKRRTLAEFRAGNVAPTAALLDALAARGAGGGAPPARFVLVSSQAAAGAARSPDRPRTERDPAEPVGAYGHSKREAERLLMAHPGGLPWTIVRPSAVYGPRDRDFLPVFRHAARGMALYPGTRDAWLSMVYVGDLARALVLAATAPQAVGGTFFVAGDERVPWPAVYDAAAAAAGRRVRLGLDAPAVVLAAAGLAGDAWAALTRREVLVTREKLRLGRPRFWCCSAARARLELGWVPTVGLAEGTRRTYAWYKAQGLV